In Parus major isolate Abel chromosome 3, Parus_major1.1, whole genome shotgun sequence, the following are encoded in one genomic region:
- the GNG4 gene encoding guanine nucleotide-binding protein G(I)/G(S)/G(O) subunit gamma-4 isoform X1: protein MPARSVCEQLFCVGNVNQGNHFYTEVMVMCSAFVCHLQDSGRMLTTEDANMSCKKVPWSKRTEINAVCCVFVTNSLAVPMWKNKMKELVSNSTTSISQARKAVEQLKMEAYMDRIKVSKAAADLLAYCDAHIGEDPLIIPVPASENPFREKKLFCTIL from the exons ATGCCTGCAAGGTCTGTTTGTGAGCAGCTGTTCTGCGTTGGCAACGTGAACCAGGGCAACCATTTTTACACTGAAGTCATGGTCATGTGCTCTGCATTTGTATGTCATTTGCAGGATTCAGGCAGAATGCTGACGACTGAGGATGCAAATATGTCATGCAAAAAGGTGCCATGGagcaagagaacagaaataaatgctgtcTGCTGTGTATTCGTGACCAACAGCCTGGCAGTGCCGATGTG gaaaaacaaaatgaaggaaCTAGTGTCAAACAGTACTACCAGTATTTCTCAagccaggaaagctgtggaGCAATTAAAAATGGAAGCATACATGGATAGAATAAAG GTATCCAAGGCTGCAGCAGATTTATTGGCATATTGTGATGCACACATTGGAGAAGATCCCCTTATTATTCCTGTACCTGCATCTGAAAATCCCTTTAGGGAGAAGAAACTCTTTTGTACTATCCTTTGA
- the GNG4 gene encoding guanine nucleotide-binding protein G(I)/G(S)/G(O) subunit gamma-4 isoform X2: MKELVSNSTTSISQARKAVEQLKMEAYMDRIKVSKAAADLLAYCDAHIGEDPLIIPVPASENPFREKKLFCTIL, translated from the exons atgaaggaaCTAGTGTCAAACAGTACTACCAGTATTTCTCAagccaggaaagctgtggaGCAATTAAAAATGGAAGCATACATGGATAGAATAAAG GTATCCAAGGCTGCAGCAGATTTATTGGCATATTGTGATGCACACATTGGAGAAGATCCCCTTATTATTCCTGTACCTGCATCTGAAAATCCCTTTAGGGAGAAGAAACTCTTTTGTACTATCCTTTGA